One window of the Candoia aspera isolate rCanAsp1 chromosome 16, rCanAsp1.hap2, whole genome shotgun sequence genome contains the following:
- the EGFL7 gene encoding epidermal growth factor-like protein 7 isoform X1 — protein MGREGWLWTGLAMVLAATGTESFSSPGCSGCSVEVRIHTVSHLASRVQPVYQPYLTWCPGNRLCSRYRTTYKVSHRQVYRKISQPEYVCPLERKWGSTFSRLGCPTAALCRPLCQPSRKCLLLNNCACPPGWVGRCCQTDMDECVAGRHGCSQLCINVAGSYSCACHPGYELQADGRACRALEVPPTPAPPAGSDILAVQDEVGELRSRLAALEEKFQHTLAPLLKLGLPGTEEGPGAEPLSLFVHVMQQLDRIDSLSEQISFLEEQLETCRWPDGPSSLPLPPSTHFPD, from the exons ATGGGAAGAGAGGGCTGGCTTTGGACTGGGCTTGCCATGGTCCTGGCAGCGACTGGCACTGAGAGCTTCTCAAGCCCAGG GTGCAGCGGGTGCTCTGTGGAGGTGAGGATCCACACCGTGTCCCATCTCGCCTCCCGTGTCCAGCCGGTCTACCAGCCCTACCTCACCTGGTGTCCTGGAAACAGACTCTGCAGCAGATACAG GACCACCTATAAAGTCAGCCATCGCCAGGTTTACCGGAAGATTTCCCAGCCGGAATACGTTTGCCCCCTCGAGCGGAAGTGGGGAAGCACTTTCTCTAGGCTCGGATGTCCCACAG CAGCCCTTTGCCGCCCACTGTGCCAACCCAGCAGGAAATGTTTGCTCCTGAACAACTGTGCCTGTCCTCCTGGATGGGTGGGAAGGTGTTGCCAGACAG ACATGGACGAGTGTGTGGCCGGGAGACACGGGTGCAGCCAGCTCTGCATCAACGTGGCTGGGAGTTACAGCTGCGCCTGCCATCCAGGGTACGAGCTCCAGGCGGATGGAAGAGCTTGCCGGGCTCTGGAagtgccccccacccctgctccCCCAG CAGGAAGTGACATCCTTGCAGTTCAAGATGAAGTGGGAGAGCTGAGAAGCAGATTGGCAGCTTTGGAAGAA AAGTTTCAGCACACTTTGGCACCGCTGCTCAAGCTGGGCCTGCCGGGCACCGAAGAAGGCCCCGGGGCAGAACCCCTTAGCCTGTTTGTCCACGTGATGCAGCAGCTGGACCGAATAGACTCGCTCAGTGAGCAGATCTCTTTCCTGGAGGAACAGCTGGAAACCTGTAGGTGGCCGGACGgaccctcctccctcccccttcccccctccacTCACTTTCCAGATTGA
- the EGFL7 gene encoding epidermal growth factor-like protein 7 isoform X2 translates to MGREGWLWTGLAMVLAATGTESFSSPGCSGCSVEVRIHTVSHLASRVQPVYQPYLTWCPGNRLCSRYRTTYKVSHRQVYRKISQPEYVCPLERKWGSTFSRLGCPTALCRPLCQPSRKCLLLNNCACPPGWVGRCCQTDMDECVAGRHGCSQLCINVAGSYSCACHPGYELQADGRACRALEVPPTPAPPAGSDILAVQDEVGELRSRLAALEEKFQHTLAPLLKLGLPGTEEGPGAEPLSLFVHVMQQLDRIDSLSEQISFLEEQLETCRWPDGPSSLPLPPSTHFPD, encoded by the exons ATGGGAAGAGAGGGCTGGCTTTGGACTGGGCTTGCCATGGTCCTGGCAGCGACTGGCACTGAGAGCTTCTCAAGCCCAGG GTGCAGCGGGTGCTCTGTGGAGGTGAGGATCCACACCGTGTCCCATCTCGCCTCCCGTGTCCAGCCGGTCTACCAGCCCTACCTCACCTGGTGTCCTGGAAACAGACTCTGCAGCAGATACAG GACCACCTATAAAGTCAGCCATCGCCAGGTTTACCGGAAGATTTCCCAGCCGGAATACGTTTGCCCCCTCGAGCGGAAGTGGGGAAGCACTTTCTCTAGGCTCGGATGTCCCACAG CCCTTTGCCGCCCACTGTGCCAACCCAGCAGGAAATGTTTGCTCCTGAACAACTGTGCCTGTCCTCCTGGATGGGTGGGAAGGTGTTGCCAGACAG ACATGGACGAGTGTGTGGCCGGGAGACACGGGTGCAGCCAGCTCTGCATCAACGTGGCTGGGAGTTACAGCTGCGCCTGCCATCCAGGGTACGAGCTCCAGGCGGATGGAAGAGCTTGCCGGGCTCTGGAagtgccccccacccctgctccCCCAG CAGGAAGTGACATCCTTGCAGTTCAAGATGAAGTGGGAGAGCTGAGAAGCAGATTGGCAGCTTTGGAAGAA AAGTTTCAGCACACTTTGGCACCGCTGCTCAAGCTGGGCCTGCCGGGCACCGAAGAAGGCCCCGGGGCAGAACCCCTTAGCCTGTTTGTCCACGTGATGCAGCAGCTGGACCGAATAGACTCGCTCAGTGAGCAGATCTCTTTCCTGGAGGAACAGCTGGAAACCTGTAGGTGGCCGGACGgaccctcctccctcccccttcccccctccacTCACTTTCCAGATTGA
- the EGFL7 gene encoding epidermal growth factor-like protein 7 isoform X4 — protein sequence MGREGWLWTGLAMVLAATGTESFSSPGCSGCSVEVRIHTVSHLASRVQPVYQPYLTWCPGNRLCSRYRTTYKVSHRQVYRKISQPEYVCPLERKWGSTFSRLGCPTDMDECVAGRHGCSQLCINVAGSYSCACHPGYELQADGRACRALEVPPTPAPPAGSDILAVQDEVGELRSRLAALEEKFQHTLAPLLKLGLPGTEEGPGAEPLSLFVHVMQQLDRIDSLSEQISFLEEQLETCRWPDGPSSLPLPPSTHFPD from the exons ATGGGAAGAGAGGGCTGGCTTTGGACTGGGCTTGCCATGGTCCTGGCAGCGACTGGCACTGAGAGCTTCTCAAGCCCAGG GTGCAGCGGGTGCTCTGTGGAGGTGAGGATCCACACCGTGTCCCATCTCGCCTCCCGTGTCCAGCCGGTCTACCAGCCCTACCTCACCTGGTGTCCTGGAAACAGACTCTGCAGCAGATACAG GACCACCTATAAAGTCAGCCATCGCCAGGTTTACCGGAAGATTTCCCAGCCGGAATACGTTTGCCCCCTCGAGCGGAAGTGGGGAAGCACTTTCTCTAGGCTCGGATGTCCCACAG ACATGGACGAGTGTGTGGCCGGGAGACACGGGTGCAGCCAGCTCTGCATCAACGTGGCTGGGAGTTACAGCTGCGCCTGCCATCCAGGGTACGAGCTCCAGGCGGATGGAAGAGCTTGCCGGGCTCTGGAagtgccccccacccctgctccCCCAG CAGGAAGTGACATCCTTGCAGTTCAAGATGAAGTGGGAGAGCTGAGAAGCAGATTGGCAGCTTTGGAAGAA AAGTTTCAGCACACTTTGGCACCGCTGCTCAAGCTGGGCCTGCCGGGCACCGAAGAAGGCCCCGGGGCAGAACCCCTTAGCCTGTTTGTCCACGTGATGCAGCAGCTGGACCGAATAGACTCGCTCAGTGAGCAGATCTCTTTCCTGGAGGAACAGCTGGAAACCTGTAGGTGGCCGGACGgaccctcctccctcccccttcccccctccacTCACTTTCCAGATTGA
- the EGFL7 gene encoding epidermal growth factor-like protein 7 isoform X3 produces MGREGWLWTGLAMVLAATGTESFSSPGCSGCSVEVRIHTVSHLASRVQPVYQPYLTWCPGNRLCSRYRTTYKVSHRQVYRKISQPEYVCPLERKWGSTFSRLGCPTAALCRPLCQPSRKCLLLNNCACPPGWVGRCCQTDMDECVAGRHGCSQLCINVAGSYSCACHPGYELQADGRACRALEVPPTPAPPGSDILAVQDEVGELRSRLAALEEKFQHTLAPLLKLGLPGTEEGPGAEPLSLFVHVMQQLDRIDSLSEQISFLEEQLETCRWPDGPSSLPLPPSTHFPD; encoded by the exons ATGGGAAGAGAGGGCTGGCTTTGGACTGGGCTTGCCATGGTCCTGGCAGCGACTGGCACTGAGAGCTTCTCAAGCCCAGG GTGCAGCGGGTGCTCTGTGGAGGTGAGGATCCACACCGTGTCCCATCTCGCCTCCCGTGTCCAGCCGGTCTACCAGCCCTACCTCACCTGGTGTCCTGGAAACAGACTCTGCAGCAGATACAG GACCACCTATAAAGTCAGCCATCGCCAGGTTTACCGGAAGATTTCCCAGCCGGAATACGTTTGCCCCCTCGAGCGGAAGTGGGGAAGCACTTTCTCTAGGCTCGGATGTCCCACAG CAGCCCTTTGCCGCCCACTGTGCCAACCCAGCAGGAAATGTTTGCTCCTGAACAACTGTGCCTGTCCTCCTGGATGGGTGGGAAGGTGTTGCCAGACAG ACATGGACGAGTGTGTGGCCGGGAGACACGGGTGCAGCCAGCTCTGCATCAACGTGGCTGGGAGTTACAGCTGCGCCTGCCATCCAGGGTACGAGCTCCAGGCGGATGGAAGAGCTTGCCGGGCTCTGGAagtgccccccacccctgctccCCCAG GAAGTGACATCCTTGCAGTTCAAGATGAAGTGGGAGAGCTGAGAAGCAGATTGGCAGCTTTGGAAGAA AAGTTTCAGCACACTTTGGCACCGCTGCTCAAGCTGGGCCTGCCGGGCACCGAAGAAGGCCCCGGGGCAGAACCCCTTAGCCTGTTTGTCCACGTGATGCAGCAGCTGGACCGAATAGACTCGCTCAGTGAGCAGATCTCTTTCCTGGAGGAACAGCTGGAAACCTGTAGGTGGCCGGACGgaccctcctccctcccccttcccccctccacTCACTTTCCAGATTGA